The DNA region ACTTCACGCAATACAAATGGAACATTAGtcatataaatttttgaaagtattaatttctacataataaatatagtttttttttccaatattgcacacattttcacaatttactttaatgataaaatttatcaaaGTTTACCATTTTACCTCATCCCCATTTGATTGAAGGTAATTTTTCATGATGAATAAtgtgataaatatttatttataaaaaaccaaacatcaaacaagctcaagtAGGATGAAATGTTGAAAATGACACATCACCCAACTACCATGAAAAAATTTCTATTGAGCATAAACAAAGATGCATAAactacttataatttatttaggttCAACAAATTAAATGACTGAAATTAAATACATTGGTGTGACATATTCTTATGATTAGAtgattaaataagaaatattatatttgatagtaatataatttatttgtatcaatATAATTGAGTATATATGTATACATTTAATCACTCagttcatttataattattttttttaaaattatccatCAAAATGATTATACCCTCCTCTATGAATTAACTTATTATCAATCACTAGATCAAATTATATATggccaaaattttaaattagaatttttgtttgattggaTATCAATTAAAAGGTtagatatcttattttaaacttCACAATTATACATAATAAACGAATTAacagtttaaaaataaaaatacattaacttattatttatttgatatttttaaataaataaaagatcaaTGTGACTAATTTAATAAGTTCTATTCACTTAAAATcgttcattaaaattaattacattaatatttatttatttatttatttataaatgagtgtatataataagttaactatgtttaaaatatttaaggcAAAAccttgttttttataattttaataacaaagaGTCCAAAATtgtaagatttaaaaaataaatatataaaatttaaattaaaaaaactttaatttgacaatttgaccttttttttattcacagttataatttattatctaaacataataaattttgtCACGAGAATGTTGgatcgacaactcacttacttttgtattgtcgaTGTGTAACTCGTATCTAAAGTCTTTTATGGAGTATTATTATGATTCATTGATGATGCTTGAGTTTTTATGTAGTTGCTGAtatctcaattatattttttgtgtACTAtctgattgaaaaaaaaatcgtcgaactttcaatgatttTAGTCGTCAAATACGTATAAATCATAATGCTATTATTACGATGTTTAATGAGATTATGTCCGGACCGTTAAGGagttaattgttttataaaGTATTTATAAACTCTATAATATATTGACtgacatttattttcttcattaagCCCATAGTAAGTGTTGTTGGGTTGGGCCTTAAGAGGGAAAAGATAAAAATTGATTCGGGCTTAATCTGACGCTCAATATCCCTCACCGTCAGCCGTCGCCGGCGATGTACGGAAATTTACACTTTTCCGGCCTTCCATTTCCCTTCTTACTCCATTGACGTCGAAGGCTTGTTTCATCTTCTTAAAAGCACAAAccttcactttctctctctattttcAGAGATTTAAGAGAGAGATGGATCTAGTCTTGCCATTGAAGCCCCAAGTCATTATCTCCACAACCTATTATCCTTCACTCTTTTCACCTCttcctccttcttcttcattaaaatttcaaacCTTCCGTACACGTTTGGGGCCACAGTTCGCCCTCAAACGAGCTACAGTTCGCTCAGAGTTCGATGGAAAAGTTAACGGCGCTCTTTCCGGTGATCTCGACCCTCGTTTCCTCGACAGGGTATGTCTTTCCAACTCATATCATTTCTTATAGTCTATATGCATGATTTTTCTGAATCTTTTTGATGTTTTGGTGACTGAATAAGTGAtaaacatgtttatttattCAGCAAAAAGCATTGGAAGCTGCAATGAATGATATAAATAGCTCATTTGGAAAAGGAAGTGTCACTAGATTGGGCAGTGCTGGTGGAGCTCTTGTGTATGTGGTCTCATATCATTTCAATGTACTAGTTAGTCCCTTTCCTTTAAATAAACACTTTATATATCAATTTCTGAAGAAAAAAGTTCAAACTTTTACCCAAGATCATATATTTGCATATTGAATCTTTTATGATGCttattcatttctctctttctttctcctTCTATCTGTTTCAGAGAAACATTTCCAAGTGGTTGTTTGACGTTAGATTTTGCGCTAGGTGGTGGTCTTCCCAAAGGGAGAATTGTCGAggtatttttcatttttgttgaCTATGACTGTTTCCATTGTGAATTTAGAGGTCTATGATTGGTTCTTACTAAGAACACCTTAATCAAAGTGGAGGGTCATGGCAAGAAACCCTggtcatgaaaaaaaaaagagagaaaataactGCTGCCATTATTGatgctattttttttcttccaagaTTTATGGACCTGAAAGCAGTGGGAAGACTACTTTAGCACTCCATGCCATTGCTGAAATTCAGGTGTGTGTTAATGGTCCATTTTTATGAAGGTTTTCCTTCTGATTCATAGGGAAGACGAAGCAATTTTGATTGACTGTAACTGGATTGAGATGAATTTTGCAGAAGCTAGGTGGTCATGCCATGCTTGTTGATGCAGAACATGCTTTTGATCCTGCGTATTCTAAGGCATTGGGTGTGGATGTAGAGAATTTGATTGTTTGTCAGCCTGATCATGGAGAAATGGGACTTGAGAGtaatttctcttttctttgttCAACACTTTACTTAATTAGAATTGAGAAAAAATGGAAACCCGAgaatgaaatgatttctttttcttcctcaGTTGCAGATCGTATGTGTAGATCTGGTGCTATCGATCTTATATGCATTGATTCCGTGTCAGCTCTCACTCCACGTGCTGAGATTGAAGTATAATTTTTGTCCTCACTTCTTCTGGCTAACTAAAATGCTAAATAACTTCTTGTTGATtgcacttttatttttttgggaggaaaaggaagaaaccttatattaataatgaaaaagatTTACATAATTTAAATGAGATGCTGGTCTCATTTTCAAAAGCAAAATATGTTCATCAATTGAATATAAATGTGTCAGTTTTACTTTGAATTCAGGGTGAAATAGGAATGCAGCAAATGGGATTGCAAGCTCGTCTTATGAGCCAAGCTCTACGTAAGATGTCAGGAAATGCTTCCAAAGCTGGATGCACTCTCATTTTTCTAAATCAGATAAGGCACAAGGTAATCTTTTGTTAAAAGTAAAGTTTCGGAGGTGTGTTCATTTGCAATTATTTAATAGTCCTTTGTTTTGACCAGATTGGTGTATATTATGGAAATCCAGAAGTTACTAGTGGAGGGATAGCTTTAAAGTTCTTTGCATCACTTCGACTTGAAATACGTACTATTGGGAAGATAAAGTCTGTAAGAACTTAGTCTCTGACCGATTACTAAGACCTTCGCCTTTTgttgttatttgaaattttacaGTGACTAATTAATCCATTTATTCTAAGGTGAAAGGAGATGAAGAGATTGGTCTTAGGGTTCGTGTTAGAGTTCAAAAGAGCAAGGCAAAGTGAAAATTTTACATAAGAAGTCTGTTTATTTATCATTAAGTTGTCAaatatcaaatatgtttctgTTTTTATTACGATAGGTTTCGAGGCCCTACAAACAAGCTGAGTTTGATGTTACTTTTGGCGAGGGAGTAAACAAACTTGTATGTATTGTGTTGTTGTTTCTTGTCTGATGGTATACTTTTTATTTCTCACATTCGTCGGTTGTGTGTATGCAGGGGTGTGTTTTGGATTGTGCTGAAATGATGGATGTTGTGCTAAAGAAGGGTTCTTGGTATAGTTATGGAGATCAAAGGTTTGTCCTTTTTATCCAACaaaaaaagagatttttttaagttcctcttatagcatttttttttgtctttgttgAAGGTTGGGACAAGGAAGGGACAGAGCATTGCAGCACTTAAGAGAGAACCCTGTTCTTTGTGAAGAAATTGAAAAGGTTTTAGTTTtcgaaagaaaaataaaatttcaaagtttCCACCCACCCATTCGAAGCCACTCTTTTAGTCACATAATTGGGATGGATGTTGTGTTTGCAGATTGTTCGGCCGATGATGTTAGAGAGGATTGGTGAGGTGGGATTTTCAAGTGCGCGGCACAAATCCCAGCAGCCACAACAGGAAGATGAGGAATTTTTCGACGAGATCCAATAAGATTTTTGGTGGAAACTAGGTCACATCAGCAACATGCTACTACTTTGTAtttatttgacatatttaatggCGGTTGCAAGTTCGAGTTTTTGTGCTTGGGAATGGGAACTATGAAAAAGGTTAAACACTTTTGTAAGATGTTCTCATTTTTACAAGTGAAGCATCATTTTGGTACAAATAGTAACCCTATTTAGGAGTGAgcattcaaattcaaatgatcAGCGCAATCTCAATCTAAACCGATAAAACATTTAATCAGAAAGAGGGTAGATTTCTACAATAGTGCCAAAGTTAAATTTATCTGAAAAATCGATGATAAATGAGAAAGATTGGAGACATTACAACAGAAAGAAATCATTGTTTGTTCTATTATTTGGTAATTTATAAGCAACTGGCAATATCCACAAACTTTGAAGCTGCAGCCAAACCGCTTATAATAGCGCCTTCCACATTTGGGCTAACGCAAAAGTCTCCGCAAAAAGCCAATCTCTTCTTCCCATCCCACAAACACTTTTCCTCTCTTTCGACACTTACAGCCGGAAAAGCACTCcccctacaaaaacaaaaatacttgTCAAAATGGTGACCAACTTTGGATCAAATTAGGCTACTTTTCAAAAACACACCATCTATGTGCTTTCATGAACAAGGGATGAGGAATGTCAGCTGCAGTTTTCTGAAATTCTTGAAATAGTTCTTCAGCTATTTGACTAAATACAGTATTAGATAGCATTCCAAGTCCTACTTTCGCAATTACTTCCTTTGCATACTGCGCTGTTGAGTGTACTACCCAACAACATTCACTgcataaaattattaacaacatttcaaataaacctaaaaaACTTGTATAGTTTTCTTGTGCATACCTTGTTTTAGGACGTCCTGGCTTGCTCGAATTGCAGAAAGCCCAGCTAAGTGTTTCAGAATGTTCGAAAGAGAATGCTTTGAAAGGTATCTGTATTAACACCAATCATTggataaactttaaaataactattttctCCTAATTTTCTTCTTCAGTTAGCCAATGGCAATTGACAAAATAGATTCAAAGCATTGAAACTCATAGAATGAATATATGTTACTTACAGATCTTAAAGGCTCTCCAAATGTCAACATGAGAGCAAAACATGGGTTAACTGGGATTTCATTGATCTTTGTTGCTAACTCAGGTACTAAAGTCAGATCTGCATAATAAGTTCAATTAACCTTCATAATGCTGGTGTCACATTTCATTGAAAACACTCAGGTACTAAAGTCAGATCTGCATAATAAGATCATTTAACCTTCATAATGATAGTGTCgcatttcatttgaaaacaccaTTTGTGTCACATTAAGTGTTTACAACTTGGGTCATATAGATTCATTAATTTATTGTCATCTTAAGTATTCAGAAtcaattcaactaaaaacaGTTCAACATTGACTAAATTTCATATGGTCATATGTCCATTTGATTTCAAGTCCTCTTACCATGAAGACCTTTGTGTCTATAATCCAACAGTGATTTGATTTGTTAAAAGATCTGCTTttaggataataataataataataatctaataaCCTTTAACCCAATGCCTATTACAAGAACAACTAAATTAACAGACTGGACAATGAatataaatggaaaattaaggaTGAATGAGTGAAAAAATTCGAACCAATGGGAGGTAGACGTCCTGTGACAGTTGTGAACCTGTCGGAGATTATATTTTTGTCTGAAGCAACAACACCCTTAAAGTGACCAAGGCTTTGTCCATCTACACTAGTTAGTGACCATAAATCCTCTTCTTCAAGCCACTCTACTTTCCCAACACATGTTCGGAACTTGCTTTCCACTCCTGGATTGAAGAACATAAAACGGAAGCTAAACCGAATGAGCTCGCTTTCTACCTGAATCTACATAGAGTTTCCGTAATCCTAACAGTACCAGATTCATTGCATAAAGCTTTACAAATAGAGTTCATTCCTGGAACACCCACATATTTAATGCTCAATCCTTCCTGAATCAAATGCCAAATTGAGAAAACAtgattaattgatattttaacataaaaaatggGAAGTGAAGACTTGAGTAACATAATTCCATAAACAGATATCAGCAAATTACCTTTTCAATGTCAGTGAATTGTTTAGAGAGGCAATCAAAGGATCCAAAATTGTCTTTCCATTGGGAAACAATTCCTCGAGCTTCCCAATCTCGTACAAGACCTAGCACGTCGGGGTTACTGACATGGAAGTATGGAGCGCCATGATCGAATAACATCTCCTTTCCGTCTTCCGTAGTTTCTCTGATTCAATTGTTGAGATCAAACAGTGAGAAAACCAGAACATCGGAAAAAGGAAATGAAATCCATGTATGATTACTTTCTCTCAGACATTCTTCCGCCGGGGCCTCTAGCGGTCTCGAAGACGGCGACTGATACTCCATTTCTGGCCAGACTCGACGCGCATACAGCTCCAGAAACTGAATTCTCAACGATTATTCAATTCATCTTCACAACATCAATCAGTAGTACGAGATCACacacatgtatatatatagagagagagttaGAGATCAAAGCTTACTTCCGCAGCCAATGACGGCGATCTTCGAGGCAGCGGCAGCACTATTCATGGATTGTGTCACCGAATTTGATCTTCTTTCAACTGCATGTACTGTATAAATTTGAGTGCAGCAAATGAGTTAGTCCGGatcgataaaatatttattagctcgatTCGAACTCgaatcaatttataaatttgagctcgacctcgactcgattaagtatttattatctCGATTTGAACTCGAGCTCATACgggtttataaatttgagctcgaactcaacTCAACTATTTACTAAAAGAAACTAGGTCGGACtcaaaaacttaattaaaattaaattttcaaatatttatgaaaaaatatttattttaaattttaaattttaatattaacataactaaataatatattgtttattatcGAGATTAACAAACTATggaacaaatattatatgagtATCAACTCGACttgaatattaaacgagtcgtcTTGAATTTGGTCAAAATCAAACTCCAGTCGAAGTTTGACCGAACGACTTACAAACATCTTGACTTATTTACGATCCTAGTTAATCAGacattgatatttatttacttatttataaatatcatataaataataagttaacgacaATTAAAACTCATCCAATCTCGTTTTTTATCCCTCTAAGAAACCTAAAATTGtgaattttgaagaaaaaatctGAAATCCCTCCTAaccaatttgattttattgaaatattattttaaatgcataaataactatttttttttcaccaCTTAAAtctaaaactaataatttaaaattaggatTATATTTTTACTAACTAATTTGTAGAGCAACAATTTAAGTACAatcttcttgtttgatttggttattttagaatttttatttaaaattcaatcatcatattatatttattttcaaccattcaattttttaattaaaatattttaattttataaaatataaatataaattgacattataataattcaatcaatttaaataaaaaatatatttttcattaaataatataatttttgtttttatagtaTCTCTATGATAAAGCATTTAAGTTTTAAATGTAAGCCAAGTTGCTAATTCAGTTTCCATAAAAGTTATGGTCCTCAATCCTCCACGCGTATGGTCTCTAAGTCTCCACGCGTATGGTCTCTAAGTCTCCACGcgtttgtattttattttattaatattttgttttttgttaaGAAAGAACATGTTATTTCCAATTTTATTATGAAACCATTTAAAGTTTGTACACATAACGATTTTAGATTTGATAGATTAgatgattaatttaattaattagatcgaattattattaaataatacaagtatacctaaaatttattataaaaaatatatttacaaaatagaaaaagataTTCTACACCGCTATTactctttatatattttaaatattaaagaaaaatctAAGTTAGAAAAATTATTGGTTGCAACTTGCAACTACCAACTACAATAATCATTTTGTCATGTGCATTTATTGTTAAGATTGGTTCATGCGACCTAcattaattttaagtattattttaaatattatatgattatgAGAAAAATTTATCGATCTTCGAGTTTAtcttaactatttaaatatatttttttttaaattcgatTTCGAATAGAATAATGATTTTGTGCCATTTTTCAACTTATCTTAGTATATTGTGCTAAATTATGATTCAATGTCTATTGATACTCATTCTCACTAAAATGCAATGtaagttatataaatagaaaaacaaaataatctcAAAACTCAAAAGGGAGTGATTAATCCTCATTAAAAGTGTGTTGTAATCATACCCACATATATGGATGAAAATGGATACTCGTATACTTGATACTCGTGGGTACCCGATggtcgggttcgggtatttAAAATCGATGTCGGGGTTGGGGATGAGGAGTAAAAATGATTACCCGATTGGGTTCGGGATCAGAAATGAGGAGGGTGTGAAACTCAAACCCTATACtcgaaatattaatatatattcattaaaatttaaaatatgttttcaaattccacATTATTaccattattataaatttacaataaatatattatttattacccACACCCACACCCACACCCAATCATCATTTCAATTTCTCTTTCCCATACTCtttatctttcatttatttaataacaaaatattttatttctcactttttcacttattatttttaagtttaacaTTCATTTAATCTTTTTCAACttctctttaatttttgtttacaagtttaacattcatttaacttttttcaacTTCTTTCTAGTTTTTGTTAaacttcaaataataataataataaagttgttatattttgttgaaCTTCTACAATATAACGATAAAAGTGagtaatattttcatttgtgtttttaatatttaaaaacaaataaatataaattcatatttttgtcGAGTAATGGGGGTACCCATCGACAATCAGGTACCCGTTGAATTGAGGATAGGGATACAAATAGAGGTACCCGACGGGTTCAGGGTcgagtaataaaataaaaatcgggttcggggataGATACTTTACTACCCGACAGGTAGGGTACCTGTTGTCATCCCTACCCacatatgatatttttattcattctttccAAGAGTGTGGCggtaaaaataaagataataatgtgtaaatttctatTAGGATCTTTCAATTAATCGTTTTGTAATCTAGTTAATTAAGgtaaagttaaatgttttaaagattaaaGAGGTATGAATATTCGGTACATCGTTTCCTTTAATAAGACTCTTCTAccaaaatggtgtagtagatttgcaaCGAAGTTGTATAGTCTTTTGGCATCGATGATCATATATAAGTATGATCAAAATTGATATGGTTGATTCACAAAATCTCTAATTATTTTGCGGTGTGTAGGTGTAGCATTTGGAGGGGGATTTATTATAAGTGGAAAGTTTCACGAGCGGTCTAAATTCATTGTGGGGATGAATGTTCGATCAATTTTTGGATGACATTTGATGCATTGTCAAaagtagggatgacaatgggtcTACCATTCCCgccctatttttattttggggatttttttaataccatcctcGCCCTGTTCGATTTTGTTCGGTTTCGGAAATTCTACGGGACACcgttaatgaaatatttaaaaaaataataataaaattatataaacggattttttaatataatatattgaaattttatattattttaaaaaaataaacttactactcttataaaatatagtgaataaataaatatattggtgatttaatatatttaattatatttatagtgttcgggacAAAAACGGGGTGAGATCGGGGTGGGTCGGGgtgggggacacaaataccatccccgccccatccccGTTCAATTTCGGGGAAAACtcgtcccaaacggggcaattcagTTTAGTTTTTACGggacggtttcaaattgtcatccttagtcAAAAGTCTAGTTGCAACGTATCCTAATCTTATACtcattgttatatataaatgcCAC from Impatiens glandulifera chromosome 5, dImpGla2.1, whole genome shotgun sequence includes:
- the LOC124938080 gene encoding renalase; this encodes MNSAAAASKIAVIGCGISGAVCASSLARNGVSVAVFETARGPGGRMSERKETTEDGKEMLFDHGAPYFHVSNPDVLGLVRDWEARGIVSQWKDNFGSFDCLSKQFTDIEKEGLSIKYVGVPGMNSICKALCNESGVESKFRTCVGKVEWLEEEDLWSLTSVDGQSLGHFKGVVASDKNIISDRFTTVTGRLPPIDLTLVPELATKINEIPVNPCFALMLTFGEPLRSIPFKAFSFEHSETLSWAFCNSSKPGRPKTSECCWVVHSTAQYAKEVIAKVGLGMLSNTVFSQIAEELFQEFQKTAADIPHPLFMKAHRWGSAFPAVSVEREEKCLWDGKKRLAFCGDFCVSPNVEGAIISGLAAASKFVDIASCL
- the LOC124938079 gene encoding DNA repair protein recA homolog 1, chloroplastic; this translates as MDLVLPLKPQVIISTTYYPSLFSPLPPSSSLKFQTFRTRLGPQFALKRATVRSEFDGKVNGALSGDLDPRFLDRQKALEAAMNDINSSFGKGSVTRLGSAGGALVETFPSGCLTLDFALGGGLPKGRIVEIYGPESSGKTTLALHAIAEIQKLGGHAMLVDAEHAFDPAYSKALGVDVENLIVCQPDHGEMGLEIADRMCRSGAIDLICIDSVSALTPRAEIEGEIGMQQMGLQARLMSQALRKMSGNASKAGCTLIFLNQIRHKIGVYYGNPEVTSGGIALKFFASLRLEIRTIGKIKSVKGDEEIGLRVRVRVQKSKVSRPYKQAEFDVTFGEGVNKLGCVLDCAEMMDVVLKKGSWYSYGDQRLGQGRDRALQHLRENPVLCEEIEKIVRPMMLERIGEVGFSSARHKSQQPQQEDEEFFDEIQ